CTTTTCCTAGACGGCCCAACGAGGACCGGGTATTTTCCTCCGAAAGAGAAATACGAACTGTTGCGAAGGATCTCCATACTCTGTTCATGGGTCGTCCCGAAACCTATCCCGGGATCGGTGATTATGTTGTGATCCTTTACACCGGCGCCATGTGCCAGATCTATCTTTTCCAGAATGAAGTCCCCTGCATAGCGAAGGATATTACCCTGGATGAAATCCGTCTTGAACGTCTTGGAACTCCCGAAGGAACTCATTATGACCAGAGGCACGTCCAGACGTGCCGCCGTCGGAGCCATCTCCGGATCCGAGAGTCCCCAGACGTCGTTTATTATGGAAACCCCGGCCTCCACGGCGGCCTCTGCGACGGACGCTTTGTACGTATCTACGGACACTGGCACATCCAACGACGGGATCACCTCGGACAGGATGGGCATTAGCCTGCGGAGTTCCTCCTCCGCAGAGATCTTGTCCGCTCCCGGACGGGTGGATTCGGCACCTATGTCTATCATGTCGGCACCTGCATCGACCATATCGCAGGCATGTGCCAGAGCCCTGTCGGGAGAATTCCAAAGACCTCCGTCCGAGAAGGAGTCGGGGGTCACGTTCAGTACCCCCATTATGAAGGGGCGGGACCTCCCGCCCCTGAAGAAGTCGGTAGCCCTCATTGAAGATGCTCGTCCACGAGTTCCACGAGGTCTACGACCTTGACGTCCCTGTCCTTGGCCTGTGCACCCAGGTTGGTGACGCAGAACGGGCAGGTGGTGATGATGACGTCGGCGAAATCCGCCTCGTCGAGACGGGTATCCGCGATCTTGGCGGACTCTTCGGGATAGGCCGCACGGACCCCTCCCCCGCCTCCGCAGCAATGGCTGAACTGCCTGTTGTACTTCATCTCCTGGAAATCCACGCCGGGGAACTGGGCGATCACCTGTCTGGGAGGCTCGTAAACCTCGCAGTGCCTGCCGAGGTGGCAGGGGTCGTGGTAGGTGACCTTGACGTCTCCGAGAGGCGAGAGGTCGAGCTTCTGTCTGGCCAGGAACTCCGTCATATGGAGGACCTCGAAGGGGACCTCCACATGCTTCGGATACTCCTTCTTGAACATCCTGTAGCACCCGGCACAGGAGAGGACGAGGGTCTTGACTCCCAGGGCCTTGATGGCGTCGACGTTCCTCTTGTAGATCTCCACAAGGTCCTTCTCGGACCAGCCGACCCTGCCCATGACGGATCCGCAGCAGATCTCGTCCAAGGTGGTGAAGTCCACTCCCAGCTTCTTGAGGATAGAAAGGGACGATTTCGCGGTCTTGACGGCCCTGTAGGTCGCAGTACATCCGGCGAAATATGCGACGGGAGCAGGATGGGGCTCATATCCCCAGTCCTTCATCACCTCGGCGACAGACTTCTTCTCCGCGAACGGGTTGTGGTACTTGACGATGCTCTCGCACATAGACTTGTGCTTGGGCAGGATGTGACCGTTGGCCACGAGGTCGGCCCTGCAGAGCTCGATGATGTCGACGATGTCCACCTTGGACGGGCATCTCCTGACACAATCCGCACAGGTGGTACAGGTATACATCGACTTCACGACGGAATCGTCGGGCTCGAGCTGTCCCACGGAAAGACCGTAGGTCATGACGATACGTCCCCTGGAGAGGTCGGTATCCCAGTTGATCGCTTTGAACGAGGGGCATACGCTCTTGCAGAAACCGCACATCGTGCAGGTGGAGAGGGCCGCCCTGATCTTGTCTATCTTATCGGCGGTGAATACGGTATCGCTCATTGTTTTCATTCCTCCTTGGGGCGGGGTATGGTGACGCTCCCGTCGGCCAGGACCATTACCCTTGCATCGGGATTGGCGTCCAACGCATCCTTCAGGGCCTCGGCCACGGACTTCTTGGGGGTCATGTTGGCACTCTTTATGATGGCGTCGTCGAGGTCGGTGACGGCCCAGATGTTGGCCCATGTGGCGATCTCCGCCATCTTGGCGGCCTTGTGGTATCCGAGCTTGTAACCTTTCTTTATGTTCTCTATGACGACCTTGGGGTCGGTGGACGTGGAAAGGAGTTTGAGGAAGCCGTCGTGCCCGACTCCCTCCCTGCATTTGGACACCATGATGATGGTCCCTCCCTCCTTCAGGGCCCATTTCCCGTTATCGAGGGCCTTCTGCGACTGGTAGAGGTCCACATCCATCGGGTAAGGGGCTACGGAGATCACGACATCCGCCTTCTCCGGCACGGGGACTACGAACACCTCCTCGCCCCATTTGACGGCCTGATCGAAAGCGGGATTGAGTTCTCCGGAAGCGACCTTGTAGATGTTCTGATGGCGGTCCATCACGATCTGGATGGAGAATATCTTCTTCCCCTTGACGACCTCCAGGGCGTCCATCATATCCTCATGGACGGGGTTCCCCTCGAGTTTGAGGGCCTGTGCATCCATACCGACGGCCATCCTGTGGTTGGCCTCGACGGTGGCATAGGATGCCACTCCGGGGAGGAAGGACTTCCTTCCCCCGGTCCATCCGGCGAAGTAGTGGGGTTCCACAGAGGTTATTATGACGAGCCTGTCGGCGTCGACGGCTATCTTGTTGACCTCCATCGGAGTACCGTTCTTGGACGTTCCGAGGTTCACGCACTCGGACTGCTTGGCATCGTGGACGACGATCCTGTCCCTGAGCTCCTCGAGATGGGATCCGAATATGTTCCTGTACTCCTCTTCGGTCGGACCCCTGTGGGTACCGGTGGCGATAAGATATCTGGCGATACGGAGGCCCATCCTCTCGGAGAGGGCGTCGAGCACCTTGGCCGTAGGGGTGGGACGGGTACCGTCGTTGACGATGAAGACTATGTCCTTCCCGCCCTTGAGGAACTCGTCGATAGGTGCTCCTCCGATCGGTGCGTCGAGGGATTCGTTGATGACTTGGTCGGGATCACCGCAGACGACGTCGTTGGGAGAATAGGTCCCGATGTAGTTCTTCTCCGGGATCTCTATCTTCTGTACGCCGTCCTTGCCGTACTTAACGTCCACTATCATTTCAATCTGAGCCGTTATCCCTCTTTTTTCTTCTTAAATATATGGGAAGAGAAGACGGGAGTGTGGCACCCATACCGATATTGGATCTGAAAACGCATGAAGTCCGATGCGATGGACACACCCATCCCAAGTTGGACGGGTCCGGGATCCGATATGTTCCGGAAAAATACGAAACGGAAAGGCTTAGGTGGGTATCGGGGCCGGTTCCTAATACATAGAACCTCATGTCCAATAGGATCACGATACGAAAAAATATCGAGATCTGGCTATGTCCATTGGACTGGGATGACGCCGCATTCCCTCGAGAGTAAAATCGAAGCCGTGGGGACGGGACGTAGCCGCCCAGTCGTCCTGACCCATTACTCGAGGATGGGGCCCCGGCCCGATCGGACGGCGGTTAATGATTTTGGGAGCTGTTGTACTTAATTTTCCCCCTTCCTGGCGAGGATGTACCCCTCTGCAAGCACCCATACCCACATGAGAAAACCGATTGCGACGATCGTCAGCCATACGGCGTTTATGAGCGCTTGATCATAGTAATCGAATATCAACGGACTTATCCCGTCATAACTCCCCATGGAGGAGCCCTTGACCAATACGAAGACGACCTGACCTGCAACGAACATCAATAACCCCGAAAGGATAATGACGGATGCGAATGCACCTATGGTATGTCTCATATCGACCAGATGATGCCTTAGATCGTTCAACGTCATTCTCTCACCCAAATCATATACAGATCCATATCCGACTCGATCTTCACTGCACTGCCGCGTATGAATTCCGGCGTTACGGCACTCATATTTGTTGAAAAACCTGCCATGATGTACCCGTTCTTCAGATAGCCGTAGTCTTCGACTTCCACATAACCGCCATCACTGACTCTTTTCGAAAAGAATTCATCTGCTGGCACATCCGGAATTCCCCCTGGCGCATATGCCTCTGCCCCATTGAGGTATATCGATACGTCATGTCTATCCGAATAACAATAGACTTTGAGGTCCTCGCTGAATCCAGTATATTCTTTTTTGGTAGAGAACGGCCACTTATGGACCTTTTTACAGAAATTTATCTCATAGTGGTCCGTACCGATGTATGATCCGCTCAGATTACCGGCACTGCAGTCGATACGGACGATTTTTCCAGGTTCTGCCATGAATGTATTGGAACCGACATTGGAATCTTCATTCAGATCATGGTTGATCCTGAACTCGTTTGTTCCGAAATTCGATCTGTCGATCACCTCGACATCACTTACGGAATACGACCAAGATATGTTGGCAGAGATCACTCCATCGGAACTTACGCCCAGATCGACCCCTGCGGTCGATGTTCCGGAACTTGTCGTCGGAGCATAATCCAGGATCCTGCATTCCTCACCGAGTTTTGTATAGACATTCAGATCCGCAGTGCTGCAGCCATCGTCAGGAACGCTTTGTATACAATAATGGGTGTAGAAATAGTTGTATTGATGGTTGTCTTCGTTCAAAGCAAAATAATCCGTATTGACATTCATCCACCCGTATCCATCATAGTGCCTATACAGGTAGCTAGAATTCTCTTCGCCCCACTGCGCACATGTCTGACTGCAATCGTTCGACATGACGCCTTGTTCTTCAGCGTCATGTGATATGGACTCCCGTACCCATTCCCTGAATTTTTCCATAGATAGGTCCTCGGAACCTGAAACGATGTTACAGAAGGAATTCCTACCCGTAACCGGATCATGATATGCCGCGTATAGGTCTGCCGATTCGACATAGGCTGCGAATTCGAAAGAGGAATTGTCCAGGAATGTACCTATGTCGGTCATGGATGCAACTACGTTGCCCCTCCAATACAATTCTGAAAGTACCTCCCCGGCCACCTGTGTGCCATAAGAATCATACCACAGATCATCCACGATGACGGCGGCGTTTTCAGGTATTCCTTCGACAATCCCCTTTATGTCAGAGACCGGATAAGGATCTTGTTTGGAATTAAGAATAGGTATGGTGTACTTTTGATCATCTGAAGAGATCATCTCCATTCCAAATTCTGAATGATTCGAAACTGAAGAGATGGACTCCGACCCATGAACACGTGGGGCCTCTGCCATAGTAATGAAACACGATCCTGCGATAAGCAGAATCATACATACGGCCATAATCCGTTTTGAATCCATATGATGACATTATCAAAAGCAGACGATAAATGACCCAGATAATACAAATAAGTGTGTTGGAACATGATTAATATGACTTGTGCGATCCGATATTTTGGATTGTTTTTGCACACCGCCTATATAACCTATATATCCAGATATATCCGTGCATAAGTCCGATTCTGGACTACATAGGTCAACACACATATACGACCGACACCGGACTCCCTCCGTATATTGCGTTCAGCGACCCCGAGACCGCGATCCCTTTCGAAAGACACCTCCCGATTCCGACGAATATCGAGAGTCCGCATCCGCCTGCGTCGGGACCGTAAGCATATCGCAAATTCTTTTTTACAACTGCTGGCTCTATTTCAATACCTACATTTCTCATGCACATGGGATATCGGAAAAACCATCATGAATTCAAGATCCGCCCGGAACGAAGCGGCCGTCTGTCGAAGAAAGGGAGGTACTCCCCCCAACGAGTTCCAATCTGCGGGGGAGGCCACCCGGGAACAAGTGGTCGGATGGCGATAAGGAATAAGGCACAGAGGGATTCAAACAGAACGGGAAGGATGACGCCGTACGACGCGAGGACCGCGTACGTAGCCCTTACCTGGTGAATGATCGCAGGTCTGATCATCGGACAGTGTGAGCCCGAGGACCAACTTTAAAGTCAGCGTGCAGATACGGAAGACATGGCGACCCTGGATGAGAGCGGAGAGAGGATGCTGATAGAGCATATGCGCTCGATCTTCCGCAGAAGGTCGGAGGATACAGTCATCGGTCCCGGGGACGATGCCGCCGTAATCGGCGGACTCTCCGACGGAAGGGTCGTAGCGACCACCGACGCCGTATCGGTGGAAAGGCACAAGACCCCCAATATGAGTTGGGAACAATTCGGGTGGACGGCCGCGGCTGTGAATTTCAGCGACCTTGCGGCGATGGGTGCCCGCCCCGTAGGACTCCTGACGGCCATGAGTATGCCGGGCGATATGGAGGAGTCGGACCTCCTCGACATAGCCAGCGGTATCGACCAGTGTTGTGAGTTCTGTAAGACGGAGGTCGTCGGCGGGGATACAAAGCCGGGGCCCGGGATCGTCTCGTCCACCGCGCTCGGGAACCTCGAAGGCAGGAAACCCATGACCAGAGACGGTGCCCAGCCGGGAGACATCGTGGCTGTGACCGGCAGTCTCGGAAACGCCGCCGCCGGATTCCTGGCACTGGAGAACGGCCATACGGAGTACGAGGACAGCATATTCTCGCTG
The nucleotide sequence above comes from Candidatus Methanomethylophilus alvi Mx1201. Encoded proteins:
- the folP gene encoding dihydropteroate synthase, which codes for MRATDFFRGGRSRPFIMGVLNVTPDSFSDGGLWNSPDRALAHACDMVDAGADMIDIGAESTRPGADKISAEEELRRLMPILSEVIPSLDVPVSVDTYKASVAEAAVEAGVSIINDVWGLSDPEMAPTAARLDVPLVIMSSFGSSKTFKTDFIQGNILRYAGDFILEKIDLAHGAGVKDHNIITDPGIGFGTTHEQSMEILRNSSYFSFGGKYPVLVGPSRKRFLSAGFPGMDRDDATAEACAVAGSSGADILRVHDVACTVRRLS
- a CDS encoding (Fe-S)-binding protein — its product is MSDTVFTADKIDKIRAALSTCTMCGFCKSVCPSFKAINWDTDLSRGRIVMTYGLSVGQLEPDDSVVKSMYTCTTCADCVRRCPSKVDIVDIIELCRADLVANGHILPKHKSMCESIVKYHNPFAEKKSVAEVMKDWGYEPHPAPVAYFAGCTATYRAVKTAKSSLSILKKLGVDFTTLDEICCGSVMGRVGWSEKDLVEIYKRNVDAIKALGVKTLVLSCAGCYRMFKKEYPKHVEVPFEVLHMTEFLARQKLDLSPLGDVKVTYHDPCHLGRHCEVYEPPRQVIAQFPGVDFQEMKYNRQFSHCCGGGGGVRAAYPEESAKIADTRLDEADFADVIITTCPFCVTNLGAQAKDRDVKVVDLVELVDEHLQ
- a CDS encoding nickel-dependent lactate racemase family protein, with protein sequence MIVDVKYGKDGVQKIEIPEKNYIGTYSPNDVVCGDPDQVINESLDAPIGGAPIDEFLKGGKDIVFIVNDGTRPTPTAKVLDALSERMGLRIARYLIATGTHRGPTEEEYRNIFGSHLEELRDRIVVHDAKQSECVNLGTSKNGTPMEVNKIAVDADRLVIITSVEPHYFAGWTGGRKSFLPGVASYATVEANHRMAVGMDAQALKLEGNPVHEDMMDALEVVKGKKIFSIQIVMDRHQNIYKVASGELNPAFDQAVKWGEEVFVVPVPEKADVVISVAPYPMDVDLYQSQKALDNGKWALKEGGTIIMVSKCREGVGHDGFLKLLSTSTDPKVVIENIKKGYKLGYHKAAKMAEIATWANIWAVTDLDDAIIKSANMTPKKSVAEALKDALDANPDARVMVLADGSVTIPRPKEE
- the thiL gene encoding thiamine-phosphate kinase — protein: MATLDESGERMLIEHMRSIFRRRSEDTVIGPGDDAAVIGGLSDGRVVATTDAVSVERHKTPNMSWEQFGWTAAAVNFSDLAAMGARPVGLLTAMSMPGDMEESDLLDIASGIDQCCEFCKTEVVGGDTKPGPGIVSSTALGNLEGRKPMTRDGAQPGDIVAVTGSLGNAAAGFLALENGHTEYEDSIFSLTVPVPRWEEGIKMAASGAVSSCMDLSDGLGNACRTICARSHVGMEIEWEFLPIGEEVEEICALCRKDVKETVVRWGGDYELLFTFDKSKIQDLYDAGVAFSIIGVVTNDSAPYLCDGEQRSEMQDGIY